Genomic segment of Leishmania panamensis strain MHOM/PA/94/PSC-1 chromosome 20 sequence:
TCCGGAccatcccccttcccacccccttctccggCCTCTCTCAGAGCGCCAGTCACATCGTACATTACATCTTGGGCTTGTGTCTGCCCCACCGTGCCACCTTTTGCACGGGGTCTTTGTACATAATTTGCTTCAATGTGCCCACGAACATGCGGGCGTGCGCGAAGCGACTCGAAGGGACGGGGAGAAGCTGTGGAGCATGGCACGCCGGTaccgaggaagaggcgctgctcgtGAGCACCGCTTTGAGGGCGGGATCCGTTCTTACCCGCACAAATATGTTTTGATGAACACAGGcaagagagcagcggcggcagctccttGCAGCTCAACGCGAAGCTACTGCATCCTCGTGGTACGGCATCCACCAGTCGACATGccccagcaccgctgtcgcaCATTACCACCCTCTACGTTGCAGGACACTACCAGTGCCACGCTGCGTACTCCTTCGCCGCCATGTTGTGCGTGGCACGTTCCGCGTTGCCCTCGCAGTGCTTCTCAAAGCACATTGTCGGCTTCGTGCTGCAGGCAGGCACACATTCTGCTGGGATGCGGCGATGCAGGTTCGGCATGTGCGCCGGTTCATTAAAGCGGATGCGCGCCATCGGGTCTGACGGCTTGTAATGCCCCTGCGATTTTAGCTTCTCCAGCGTCTCCATCATGGGGCTGCGCTCAGGCGGGGtcaggcactgcagcgcgcAGCGCTCTGCCGTCGTCATTGCCTCTGGTGTCCACGTGCTCGACttcgagaagagaggcgcgtAGCCGCTGTCCACTTGCACACGTccgcggtgctggcggcccGCCACGTAGTCGATATCGCACTGCGCCTCGTACGACAGCGGGAGTGGGGTCTTGGGCACGCGGAAGTAGTGGTCTTCGATGATGCTGGCCCTGCGCTGGCGCCGTAGCCGGCACGCGTAGCTGCGgttgtgcgtctgtgcgttgAGGATGTGGGGATGCTGCTTCCACTGGGAGGAGGTCCGCTTGGAGGACGGCGAGGCAAGCAGGTAGTGCTTTGGCACCGTTGTCGACGAATGGAAGgagagctgctgaagcacaGTCTGCACGTCGGCGTTGGTATGGCCTCCACGCATGATGCGACAAAGGGCGCGTGCGGCAATTTTGGTGACCTTTCCCTTCGCGCGCTCCTCGGCGAAAACCGCTACGCGCTCCTGAGGACTGAGCTCcgagcaggtgctgcggtaCACGAGCTGCATGCCCGCCATGCTGTGCGATGAGGggcgtgtgggggggggaggggagaggtagTAAGGAgtaaaggagagagacgcgtgtgtgtgagtgtgtgtgtgcgtgttcggCTCAGTGACTGGCGGATGCTGATgttggagagagaagggaacgAACAACCGAGAGGCCAATAGATGCACAGAGGTGTaatggggagagaggaagcgaaatggggaggaggacattggaagaggggggggtcgcgcacacacccacactcacacacatacacacccagGGAAAAAAATGATAAGGAGGCGTCCATGCCGAATGCGTCGTGTACATACGCACTGGCGCACCCCACGCATGCATGGGTGCaacgcgtctctctctcttccggTTGCGCCACGGTTGTTTGCCCCCTTCGTTTCCTCGCTTTGTGTGGCACGAGTAGCACGGTAAGATAGCGATGACACCAACACTAACACGTCCACGCAGATATGAACGTCGGCGCACACCGTCACGCGTAAGGCCTCAGTACTGCTGCAGGATGCAGTCGTGCACGTGACAGTCGGTGCAGAAGTGCTGCTTGCAGGCCGCACACTGCGCCTTGGTGCTCCACATGCCAAAGGGCTTGTAGCAGTTGAAGCAGTTAACAGCGTCGAAGACACACCACGAACTCCTCGCAGTGTTCGCCGCGGGCAACGGTGTCGCTGAGGTATTCGCCTCTGCTTCCATGAACCCCTCGAGGGCGACCAGCGACTCCATTTCGCTTTCTCGATCagcgcacgcctcctccatctcagCGTTGAGGAAACCGTCAAACTCGGGCCCCCACGAGACCCTCTGCGTTGTCTTGACGGTGTGCACGTGGGGGTTGTAGCTGAGGTAGTGATCTGCGTCTTCACGGGTGTACAGCTGCTCCCAAAACACAAGgcgtttgctgctgcagttggGTAGCAACACAAAGTCCCTCAGTGGCGCTACGCCACCggcccccccttctccacgcccgcgccgccgctgcgagaTGAAGCGCCACGCTGTTGCCGCGTCGTAGTGGACGTTGACGAAGCAAAGTGGGACCTCGCCCTGCTTCTCCCGCTGCGCGCGGCGCAGGACGTCTGTCCAGACGGAGGCcgtgcgcagccgcactcCCTCGAGATGTCGCTCCTGCTCGCCGTTACATAAGAAAGTGCCGTAGAGGCAGCTGTAGACGACCTCAGACAGGTGGGCGAGCAGCTCTGGCGTAAACTCGAAGCACGTCGGGTATTGACGGCACACCTGAAACACCGCATCGAGGAATTGCAAGAAGATCGGCGACGTGTCCAGACGTggcgcactgccgctgccgctgccgccgtgctgctgctcggtgTCGGAGCCCGCGACACCCGACTGAGCAAAGAGGGTCGTGCGGCCCGGCAGCTGGTGCCCAGAGCGCTCTGCAAACTTGTGGCCGAAGGAGCAAAACTCCTTCTCGATCAGTGTGCAGAAGCCCACGATGGTGCGGTAGTACGGGTCCAGCAGGAGCATTGCGAGCGCCGTGCACTGCGACGTGCGGTCCCAGCCGTCGGTGCAGTGGACCAGACAGGAGACGCCActctgcagcgactgcgccgTAGTCACGGAGCAGACGAGAACGCGCTGAACGATGGCGAGCCAGTCGGAGTCGTACAGTCGCCGCAGGAACGTCTTCTCCACCGTGTTGCCCTGGTAGCGGGCCAGCATGCTGCGAAGCTTTTCGAAGGACTTCGCCACACCGAAGATGTTGTCAATTTCGAAGAAGTTGGTCTGACAGAACGTGTAGTAGCTGCCCGACTCGTAGCCACCGCCGAGCTGGGCGTTGCCGGCGGCTGTGATCTGCGGCCGACAGTCCGCCACAAGCAGCACCTTGGCCGCGTTCGCATTCGTGCTTGTACTCGGCGCAGGGCTGTGCGGGGTCTCCGCTAGTGACAAGGCACCGAGGTACACCGCATCTGCAGCCCCCGAAGTTACGATGGAGGTACGCGAGGACTTGGGTGCTGTCGACGGCGGTGTCGTTACGGAGGTGCGGCGGTTGCCGTTCGTTATCATGCTCTCTGGCTTGTGTGTGGAGGACGCGTTACTCGTGCTGGCGGCACATGTTGGCTGACCATCGCCGTCCGAGTCATCATCGAAGAGAGACGGCGGTCGAACGGGTCTTGTcactgcggtggtggcagccaCCACAGGGCTCGACTTGAgggaggcggctgcagctggcgaGCCACCGCGAGCAGtcgcctgtgctgctgccaaaGGCGAGATGACAAGCGGTGGCGACACTAGTGCGGGGGCTGCCGTGCGCCGTGGGCGCGCGTAGTGGGGCGCGTAGCCCATGTTAATGAGAGTGTAGCACACGTCCGAGTCGGCGCTGAGTTGCGACGAGCGCATGAGGGGCTGTGAGCTGCGTGCCAGAATAGCGCCGgtgcgcaggcacacataGGACACCGCAGGGACACGGGCGCGGGAGCGggccgccatcgccttcAGCAGTAACTCACGTTCCACAAGCTTAGGCTGGAGGAAGAGCCATGGGTACGTTGGAGAGCACGTGTACTTAAAGTCTGCAGGGTGCTCGCCGCGGCCAACGTTCCTCTCCGCCTCACGGAGGTCCACCAGAGTGAACCAAGGTCGCAGATCTCGATGGAGGCCAATGAGACCCTCTTGTAGGGCCGCCTCGGTGGCCACCTCCGATGCAGGGCGAGACGCGTCAACACAGAGCTGACGAGTGAACTCGCGTCGCGGTGAGTAGAGGTTCCAACCAAACTCAGTTCTCCACATAGCCGCCCTTCCCGTGGCTTCttccgcgctgccgccctgctgctgctgctgctgctgccaccgctgccgctcctcggCGTAGTGGAAAGCCGGAAGGTCAGAGACGAGTGCCAGGCAGTGCACGACGGTGAGATGCGCTCGTATGTTCTTGAGGAGGCGCTCCGACTGCACGatgaggcggtgctgccagaCGTGCTTCGTCTGCAGCGTGACCACGTAGAGAGTGGGCAGCGGGTCTGCATATCGCGGccgcgatggcagcggcaccggctgTGGCAcgtgcgctggaggagcgcttAGTAGTGGCGTCATGatcgccactgcagccgtAGCTGAAGGGCTTGCGGGCGATGCCACACCACTGGTAAATGTGGTACTAATCGCTGCCGTTCCCGATGACGTCCgtgccttctcctctgcctgctgctgcacctgcacaAACGCTTTGGTGGCAGAGGATGAGGCACGTGCAATGCCCCAGGTGGCGATGAGCATGTACGGCACCTCCACGCACGCCTCGCGGCCGAGGGGGCCAATGTGCATCTGGTActgagagagggcgaggctGCAGGGCTGCACCACGCAGGCTTTTTCATCCCCGCCGCAGAAGTACAGCAGGGCCACCGCGTCCCTGGCGTCGATGGAGGAGCACACGTGAAGGTCAAGGACCTCGCCTTCGAGAGTGCGGAACGGCGGGAAGCAGGACATCCTGAAGGAGGACTTGAGGGCGCGAGCTTGGAAGGCAGGGCGATGTGGGCGATCAGTTGCTGTGCGAGCGCGAGTGCGTATAGTGGTGCGCAAGGGGTGTACAGAACGGCACACCGTGAGCTGAGGATTTCACCCACATTTggtgggtgagtgagtgggcgagacgagagcgagaagagaaattATAGcgggtggcggtgctcgaTTGAGCTGAGACACGGTAGtgtcgagagagaggagggggggggagcgtAGATGTCTTGCGGGTGCGGCAGACCTCCGATTGCTCTTCCATCTGCGTCCctgagagagacacacggaGCGACTGTCATGTTCTTGGATGGCGGGAGACGAAGTAACTGCAAGCCACATCGAGTCTCACACagtagagagaaagggagggcggagggggcggaAGCGATGAATGGGGACGAGAGAGGGTAAACCAAACAGTCGTTGGACCCATGGATGCGTTGCCTCtatcctctttctcctttccctcatTTGGTACATCGTCTGcccgcagcccccccccctcccctccccctgcggCTTCACTAATGCGTGAagcaccgtcaccgcccccagaggggaggaggggagaaggcgaggcgTACACGAGGAGGCAGGCGCTGGGTCACAGTGCACCTCACCCGCCTCACCACACGTATGGGCTAAACAAGCAACCACAACGACATCAATAAGATACAGCATAGGCGCGCCccccgcccacacacacacacacacgctggcatcaggggagggagggagggagggtggggcgCGGTGAAGCCTCGAAGGCAGCGCGTGTGCTTGCCTTCGTACCCCTCGCCTTCCACTCTCTCTACGCCATGGACACGTAGCGACCCGCTGGCAGTGCACGGATGGACAGCACTGTCTGCACTTTGCGGGCCGCTTGGATGCCAACGTCCACATTCAGCGGATTCACCCACGCCGCGCTATCcatgccggcgccgctgcggaagCGGTTCTCAGTCGTGAACCCAGCTGCgtacagcggcggcggctttgCCTTCCCGCGTACCTCCGACGCAGGTTCGCTTGACTCACTCATCCCCCCTGATGTATCCTCGCCATCTCTAGGTAGTGGCAGCATCGGCAGCGGGGGAAGCGTGGCCATTGTctccggctgcagcacctgcgtctCTGCGCTCACGTTATAGTGCTTCGCGATCTCCTGCACCTTCTTGGCTGTGGTggtcgcagcggcgctgaacGGCACCTCTCCGCGACTGTCCTGCGTGTGCGGGATGCTGTTGTCTGCCACAGAGATGCGCAGAGAGCGCAGCGTGCTTACTTTAGCCTCATCTTGTACATTCAAGGAAAAGTGACACGACCGCGGCGACGTGGCGTCGGTGGTGGACATCGATGCGTTGCGAGCGTCGATGACTCTGATCAGGCTCACGTTTATCTCGCTCTCTGGCTGGAAGCACACTTCTTCAATCACCACAtgcagctcttcttcctcgctggcgccgaagacgacggcgacCTCTGGCCAATCCGCGTCCACGATGATGTTCGACACGTAGCTGAACGACGGCAACTTTGACACAGGTGCCTCTGTGAAGTCTGTCGCGAGCGGACGACTCTTCTCGGAGACGAGGTAGCGTAGTCCGCTGATCGTGTACATATCCGTGGCGTGCCCGGCGACGCGCAGGGCAGGCTCGAAGCAGCTCGCCAGctggccagctgcagctctcttcTCCAGTATCTCTTGCCCATACAAATGGAGCTTTGGAATGGCGTACACGCGGCCACAGCAGACCAGTAAGGCCGCAATCATGTGTAACCAGGCGCGGGTGAGGGGCGACGTGGCGGTCCTCGACGCGGACATCGTTGTCGCCGCCACGGTGGAGGCGTTGGTGCTGTCGtcttgctgcgctgctgccaaaGTCGGTCctgctgcggccgcggcaCTCGCCGGctctgcgcgcacgcagcgcctctgcagcgtcCACAAAAACGCGAGTGTGAAGGGCAGCCCACTCACGCCGTAGCCTGCCATGAGAGCGCAGAGAACGTCAGCGACTGACACCACCGTCAGCGGCGTGATTCCCTCCGTTTCTCTTGATACCCGCTTCACCCACTCCTGCGCGAAGGCAACGTCCTCCTCGTTTGTAAGCAATGTCTCCGTGTCTACGGGTGATGATGATGTTGCCGAGAACGCAGCAGTGAGTGCCGCCGCATTCGCCCTGTCGCCATCACCGTTTCCTACCGCGCCGTGCCTCTGCACCGGGATGCCGGCGAGGATGCCAGTCAGCACGCGCGACGCcaagcgccgctgcacatcgtcgccgccaccattGAGGTAGAGCTCGAGCACGTTTGTTACTCGCATGTCTCTGCGGTCCACCAATGGCACAGAGCGCAGGTACGGCGCGGCCACGACAaggagccgcagcgccagcgtcggATGCGGTGTCCCGCTGCTCTGTGCCGTCTCGagcaggtgccgcagcgaGATGAGGatgctctgcagctgcgatgCATTGTGCTGCCGGTAAGTAGAGCGAAGAAGCCGGCCGATGAGTATTACGACGGCGTTGTGTGTCTCCTTCGTGAGACGCGCGCTCTCTACACTGCCCTCGTCTGCAGCATCGGCCCCgtctgcagtgctgccggCCATGAACAGCTGCATAATGCTCATAATGCGatccagcaccaccgtcggGCGACCACCCGTCATTGGCAGCACGTCTACGCAGGTCTGCAGGGAGCGCAGCACACCAATACGCACGCTCGGGTCAGACGTGCGCTGCCCCACATCGCACAGGCACTGGTACACGGAGAAGCCCAGCTGCtgtgggcggcgctgcatggCAGACACAATGTCACTGAACACGAGCGACGGTACGTACGGTATCCCCCAGCCATCctgcttctccagcagcgccgtgacgCGGTTCAGCAGCTCCCCGACGCcggccgtggtggtgcaggccgCCGTCGCACCAATGCCACGGCCGCAGGCCAGCGCGTACACGACATCCTGCTCTTCCGTTTCCACCGGGAGTTGCACGATGGGGCTAGCCGCCCACGTTGCATCAGAGCTGCCGTAGTGCTGCTTCGCCAGGAGGCGCACCCACGAATCACTGAGAGGCTCCTGCACGCACTCCCGCAGTACAAGAATGAGGTTGACGATCATGGCCTGCATGATGACCGCCGCATTCCCTGCCAGGGCTATGTGGATGCAGTTAGCGATGTTGCCGAGCGCCAGGATCGCGGCGTAGCGCGTCTGCACAGCTCTTGCATCCTTCCACAACGCTATGTGATCGTGCGTcatcttcagcagctgcggtacAAGACGGTCTTTGTTGTCTGCCATCAGCCGGCGCGCCGAGTCTGTGTCGGGCTGCGTGCTGAGCTGATAGCACAGCGTGCTCAGCACATCCGCGGCACCAACGTGGTAGCGCGACACGTTCGTTGAGAGCAGTAGGGCACATATGTCCACACTGTGGGGCACAAAGTCGTTCACGTGGGCGGAGTGCTCGATGAGGGAGCGCAGCATGAGTACAGACACCATGACtcggctctctttcttcttcgcaAGGTGAACGCGAAGCAGTTTACCGATCTTGCGGCACACGCGAGGAATACTCTCTGGATTGCTGGATGTGTAGCTGTTGAGCTTGGCTAGCGCATCCGCGTCGGGGCCGCCGTGGATGTCGTCGGGATAGACGGAGACGATTAAGTCCTTGAAGCGGTACTTTTTCGCCCCCAAGCATATGCACGAGTTGACGGCGCCCATCGTTGTGTTGGCgttggtggtagtggtggtgatggtgcgctTAAAGTGCGGTGGTGCCCTCccgcaagagaaagagggggagggtagTTTCGGTGTGTATATAGAGATACAGAGGAGCGAAGCAATCCACTTAAGCGCTGGCTGCGCGTTGTGCCTTCACGAAGGCTgatgagagagggaaggggaggggcctTCAGAGAGCACAGGAGCTtcaaagaggaggaagacgtgcCGGCGAATTCGTAGACGCCCCCTGCACACACATGTAGTGATGACAGGCGAGGGTGAGATGGGGTCGGGGGCTTCATGTGCTGGACACGTACCGAACGAGCAGGCATTGGTAGACATGTATacgtctttctctctacaTG
This window contains:
- a CDS encoding zinc-binding phosphatase, putative (TriTrypDB/GeneDB-style sysID: LpmP.20.5670), translated to MSCFPPFRTLEGEVLDLHVCSSIDARDAVALLYFCGGDEKACVVQPCSLALSQYQMHIGPLGREACVEVPYMLIATWGIARASSSATKAFVQVQQQAEEKARTSSGTAAISTTFTSGVASPASPSATAAVAIMTPLLSAPPAHVPQPVPLPSRPRYADPLPTLYVVTLQTKHVWQHRLIVQSERLLKNIRAHLTVVHCLALVSDLPAFHYAEERQRWQQQQQQQGGSAEEATGRAAMWRTEFGWNLYSPRREFTRQLCVDASRPASEVATEAALQEGLIGLHRDLRPWFTLVDLREAERNVGRGEHPADFKYTCSPTYPWLFLQPKLVERELLLKAMAARSRARVPAVSYVCLRTGAILARSSQPLMRSSQLSADSDVCYTLINMGYAPHYARPRRTAAPALVSPPLVISPLAAAQATARGGSPAAAASLKSSPVVAATTAVTRPVRPPSLFDDDSDGDGQPTCAASTSNASSTHKPESMITNGNRRTSVTTPPSTAPKSSRTSIVTSGAADAVYLGALSLAETPHSPAPSTSTNANAAKVLLVADCRPQITAAGNAQLGGGYESGSYYTFCQTNFFEIDNIFGVAKSFEKLRSMLARYQGNTVEKTFLRRLYDSDWLAIVQRVLVCSVTTAQSLQSGVSCLVHCTDGWDRTSQCTALAMLLLDPYYRTIVGFCTLIEKEFCSFGHKFAERSGHQLPGRTTLFAQSGVAGSDTEQQHGGSGSGSAPRLDTSPIFLQFLDAVFQVCRQYPTCFEFTPELLAHLSEVVYSCLYGTFLCNGEQERHLEGVRLRTASVWTDVLRRAQREKQGEVPLCFVNVHYDAATAWRFISQRRRGRGEGGAGGVAPLRDFVLLPNCSSKRLVFWEQLYTREDADHYLSYNPHVHTVKTTQRVSWGPEFDGFLNAEMEEACADRESEMESLVALEGFMEAEANTSATPLPAANTARSSWCVFDAVNCFNCYKPFGMWSTKAQCAACKQHFCTDCHVHDCILQQY
- a CDS encoding hypothetical protein (TriTrypDB/GeneDB-style sysID: LpmP.20.5660), translating into MAGMQLVYRSTCSELSPQERVAVFAEERAKGKVTKIAARALCRIMRGGHTNADVQTVLQQLSFHSSTTVPKHYLLASPSSKRTSSQWKQHPHILNAQTHNRSYACRLRRQRRASIIEDHYFRVPKTPLPLSYEAQCDIDYVAGRQHRGRVQVDSGYAPLFSKSSTWTPEAMTTAERCALQCLTPPERSPMMETLEKLKSQGHYKPSDPMARIRFNEPAHMPNLHRRIPAECVPACSTKPTMCFEKHCEGNAERATHNMAAKEYAAWHW
- a CDS encoding hypothetical protein (TriTrypDB/GeneDB-style sysID: LpmP.20.5680) — encoded protein: MGAVNSCICLGAKKYRFKDLIVSVYPDDIHGGPDADALAKLNSYTSSNPESIPRVCRKIGKLLRVHLAKKKESRVMVSVLMLRSLIEHSAHVNDFVPHSVDICALLLSTNVSRYHVGAADVLSTLCYQLSTQPDTDSARRLMADNKDRLVPQLLKMTHDHIALWKDARAVQTRYAAILALGNIANCIHIALAGNAAVIMQAMIVNLILVLRECVQEPLSDSWVRLLAKQHYGSSDATWAASPIVQLPVETEEQDVVYALACGRGIGATAACTTTAGVGELLNRVTALLEKQDGWGIPYVPSLVFSDIVSAMQRRPQQLGFSVYQCLCDVGQRTSDPSVRIGVLRSLQTCVDVLPMTGGRPTVVLDRIMSIMQLFMAGSTADGADAADEGSVESARLTKETHNAVVILIGRLLRSTYRQHNASQLQSILISLRHLLETAQSSGTPHPTLALRLLVVAAPYLRSVPLVDRRDMRVTNVLELYLNGGGDDVQRRLASRVLTGILAGIPVQRHGAVGNGDGDRANAAALTAAFSATSSSPVDTETLLTNEEDVAFAQEWVKRVSRETEGITPLTVVSVADVLCALMAGYGVSGLPFTLAFLWTLQRRCVRAEPASAAAAAGPTLAAAQQDDSTNASTVAATTMSASRTATSPLTRAWLHMIAALLVCCGRVYAIPKLHLYGQEILEKRAAAGQLASCFEPALRVAGHATDMYTISGLRYLVSEKSRPLATDFTEAPVSKLPSFSYVSNIIVDADWPEVAVVFGASEEEELHVVIEEVCFQPESEINVSLIRVIDARNASMSTTDATSPRSCHFSLNVQDEAKVSTLRSLRISVADNSIPHTQDSRGEVPFSAAATTTAKKVQEIAKHYNVSAETQVLQPETMATLPPLPMLPLPRDGEDTSGGMSESSEPASEVRGKAKPPPLYAAGFTTENRFRSGAGMDSAAWVNPLNVDVGIQAARKVQTVLSIRALPAGRYVSMA